GGCCCGGTTGTGGACCTCGGCCAGGGCGGCGTCACCGTTGTCGACGTAGAGCAGGATCCGGTCGGGCAGGATCTCGATCCGCTCGGCGAGACCGTCGAGTTTGCCGGCGAACTCCTCCTGCGACTCGGTCGGGAAGCGCAACTCCACCACCTCGCGGGTCGAGTAGCGCTCGATCAGCTCGCGCGGCGAACCCTCGGCGACGATCCGGCCGCCGTCCATCACCACCAGGCGGTCGCAGAGCTGCTCGGCCTCGTCCATGTAATGGGTGGTCAGCACGAGCGTCACGCCCTGCTGCTTGAGCCGGAACAACCGTTCCCAGACCAGGTGCCGGGCCTGCGGGTCGAGGCCGGTGGTCGGCTCGTCGAGCAGCACGATCTCCGGTTCGTTGACCAGCGCGCGGGCGATGGTGAGCCGGCGCTTCATGCCGCCGGAGAGCGGCTCGACCTTGCTGTTGGCCCGCTCGGCGAGCTGCACGAAGTCGAGCAGCTCGCTGGCGCGGTCGCGGGCCACCCGGCGCGGGATGCCGAAGTAGCGGGCGTACGTGGTGAGGTTTTCCCGTACGGTCAGCTCGGGGTCGAGATTGTCCGTCTGTGGACAGACACCGAGCCGGGCCCGGATCGCCGGCCCGTCGCGGAGCGGATCCATGCCGAGGATGCGCAGTTCACCGCCGGTGGGCGGGGAGACACAGCCGACCATCCGCATGGTCGAACTCTTGCCGGCGCCGTTGGGGCCGAGGAAACCGAACGCCTCCCCGGGCCGCACCTCGACGTCGATCCCATCGACGGCGGTGAAGTCACCGAAACGTTTGACCAGTCCGCGAGCTTGGATGAGAGGTTGTTCCGTGGCCACGGCGACGACCCTAGCCGCCCGGTACGACACCTCCCAGCGAGTTTCCCGGGAAGTTACGATTTTCGTTTTCATGAGCGCACGTCTGTCACCTGTGGAGAGAAAGTTTCCCGTCAGCTGACCCTTTCTTTTTGACCTTGACCGCGGGTACGGTCCGCAACAGGAGATCGACCTGCCCGGAATCCCGACTCTCTTGGCACAGAGTCCAGACTCTCTTGGCACAGAGTCCCGGCTCTCTGGCACAGAGCCCCGGGTCGGCTCCGCACTTCGGCGAATCGGCGCACGCCAGCACCACACCTGCCCACCGAGAGCTGAAAGGGACGTCAACAATGGGCTCACCCGACACCACCACCGGTCCGTGGAGCCGCCGAGGATTCCTCGGTCTCTCCGCCTGCGCGGCGGCCAGCGCCATCACCGTCGCCGGCCCGTTCACCGGCATGGCTCAGGCCGCCGACGGCGGCGAGGTACGCGACAGCCAGGGTCACCGGCTGCCGGTTGGCAAGATCGGTATCCAGCTCTACTCCGTCCGCAGCGACCCGGCGCCCTTCGCCGACAAGCTGCCGAAGCTCGCCCAGCTCGGCTTCAAGGAGATCGAGTTCGCCGGCTACGGGACCAACCCGACCGACGCCGACATCCTCGCCATCCGCAAGCTCCTCGACGACAACGGCCTCAAGGCGGTCGGCTCGCACGTCGGCTTCGGTTCGTTCCAGACCGACCTGACCCGCCAGCTCGACATCGCCCAGATGCTCGGCATGAAGTACGTCGGCACCGCGAACGCGCCGACCGGCAGCCGCTACAAGTCCGACTGGCGGGCCGCCGCCGACGCGTACAACGCGGTCGGTGGCGCGGCCAAGGCCCGAGGGCTGAAGTTCTACCAGCACAACCACGACGGGGAGTACAACTTCCTGCTCGACACCGGACCGCTGGACGCGAACGGCAAGCCGACCCGCTCCACCGGAGAGCGCGGCCTGGAGTACTTCTTCGGCCTCACCGACCCGGAGCTGGTCTACTTCGAGATGGACATCTACTGGGCGTACCAGGCCCAGGTGCGGTTCAAGACGTACCTGGACGAGTTCGGCGCGACCCGGCGCAAGAACCTCGACCCGATCAAGACCATCAGCAAGCAGCAGGAGCGGTTCCCGCTCTTCCACGTCAAGGACGGCGTGCTCAACGCCACGGGCACCAGCCTCACCATGACCGAGTACGGCGTACCCGGCGGCTACGTGCCGTTCGAGGACTTCTTCGCCAGCCTGAAGTCGCTCGACGCCCACCACTACATCTGGGAGCACGACAACGCCGGCTCGACCCCGCCCGAGCAGGGCGGCGTCTGGGGCGCCACCGAGCGCAGCGTCATCAACATGAAGGCGACCCGG
The Micromonospora pisi DNA segment above includes these coding regions:
- a CDS encoding ABC transporter ATP-binding protein, with product MATEQPLIQARGLVKRFGDFTAVDGIDVEVRPGEAFGFLGPNGAGKSSTMRMVGCVSPPTGGELRILGMDPLRDGPAIRARLGVCPQTDNLDPELTVRENLTTYARYFGIPRRVARDRASELLDFVQLAERANSKVEPLSGGMKRRLTIARALVNEPEIVLLDEPTTGLDPQARHLVWERLFRLKQQGVTLVLTTHYMDEAEQLCDRLVVMDGGRIVAEGSPRELIERYSTREVVELRFPTESQEEFAGKLDGLAERIEILPDRILLYVDNGDAALAEVHNRALAPASSLARRSSLEDVFLHLTGRTLID
- a CDS encoding sugar phosphate isomerase/epimerase family protein; translated protein: MGSPDTTTGPWSRRGFLGLSACAAASAITVAGPFTGMAQAADGGEVRDSQGHRLPVGKIGIQLYSVRSDPAPFADKLPKLAQLGFKEIEFAGYGTNPTDADILAIRKLLDDNGLKAVGSHVGFGSFQTDLTRQLDIAQMLGMKYVGTANAPTGSRYKSDWRAAADAYNAVGGAAKARGLKFYQHNHDGEYNFLLDTGPLDANGKPTRSTGERGLEYFFGLTDPELVYFEMDIYWAYQAQVRFKTYLDEFGATRRKNLDPIKTISKQQERFPLFHVKDGVLNATGTSLTMTEYGVPGGYVPFEDFFASLKSLDAHHYIWEHDNAGSTPPEQGGVWGATERSVINMKATRF